One genomic window of Coregonus clupeaformis isolate EN_2021a unplaced genomic scaffold, ASM2061545v1 scaf0011, whole genome shotgun sequence includes the following:
- the LOC121585131 gene encoding LOW QUALITY PROTEIN: growth hormone receptor (The sequence of the model RefSeq protein was modified relative to this genomic sequence to represent the inferred CDS: inserted 1 base in 1 codon), protein MVSPSFLLLFPSLGWLSAVTSSDPFVHAPHFTGCRSREQVTFSCWWSTGSFQNLTEPGALQMFYWKKNDLTKEWRECPDYSSSVKNECFFNKNNTVIWTTYCVRLSSKSQNITYDELCFELQDIVHPDPPVALNWTLLNVSRSGLNYDIMASWEPPPSADVSVGWLTLVYELQYRRRNSSHWKVLEHEFGTQKSIYGLSTGEEYEVRVHCAMRAFNKFGEFSDAIFVHVSEIPSKESTFTVTLVLIFGAVGLAILLMLIIFSQQQRLMVILLPPVPAPKIKGIDPELLKKGKLDELNFLLSVGGMGGLHPYPPDLYQDESWVEFIELDADEPEPGEKEDNQRLLGLGRNNHHTNHGCSHALSIPDNDYDPELPDQETLMLMAALLSSQPDKVEPCLGNRRRHSALEVLEVPYPGLQAPGLAPEGGERPLVQTQLGGPHSWVNINFYAQVSDVMPTGGVVLSPGQQVRAPENAPTTEEDKKKKGKMEGGEEESEGEEEERRNKKLRSQLLVVDPEAGGYTTESSGRQISTPDPSSPREVYHTFPPPPPYLLHTTPLGDYQSPYILPDSPAQFLPPVLDYTVVQDVDSQHSLLLNPTXPQRSPSCTPQPPFKPLPTMPIGYLTPDLLGNILP, encoded by the exons atcccTTCGTCCATGCTCCTCATTTCACTGGGTGTAGGTCCAGGGAGCAGGTGACGTTTAGCTGTTGGTGGAGCACCGGAAGCTTCCAGAATCTCACGGAACCCGGAGCGCTGCAAATGTTCTACTGGAAGAA aaaTGATTTGACGAAAGAATGGAGGGAATGCCCTGACTACTCCTCCTCTGTGAAAAATGAATGTTTCTTCAATAAGAACAACACAGTGATCTGGACGACCTACTGTGTACGACTCAGCTCTAAAAGCCAGAACATCACCTACGATGAATTGTGCTTCGAATTGCAGGACATTG TGCACCCTGACCCCCCGGTGGCCCTGAACTGGACGCTGCTGAACGTCAGCCGGTCAGGCCTGAACTATGACATCATGGCGAGCTGGGAACCCCCGCCCTCGGCCGACGTATCTGTTGGATGGTTGACACTGGTGTATGAACTCCAGTACAGGAGAAGGAACAGCTCACACTGGAAAGTG ttggaACATGAGTTTGGCACCCAGAAGTCAATCTACGGCCTTAGTACAGGAGAGGAGTATGAGGTGCGCGTGCACTGCGCAATGAGGGCCTTCAATAAATTTGGGGAGTTCAGTGATGCCATCTTTGTTCACGTGTCAGAGATTCCCAGTAAAG AGTCCACGTTCACTGTGACTCTGGTCCTGATCTTCGGGGCTGTGGGCCTGGCCATTCTGCTCATGCTCATCATCTTCTCTCAGCAGCAGAG aCTGATGGTGATTCTGCTGCCTCCTGTCCCTGCACCCAAAATCAAAGGGATAGACCCAGAACTGCTCAAG AAGGGAAAGCTGGATGAGCTGAACTTCCTCCTGAGTGTTGGTGGTATGGGGGGTCTCCACCCCTACCCCCCTGACCTTTACCAGGACGAGTCCTGGGTGGAGTTCATCGAGCTGGACGCAGACGAGCCTGAGCCTGGGGAGAAGGAGGACAACCAGAGACTGCTGGGCCTGGGGAGAAACAACCACCACACAAACCATGGCTGCTCTCATGCCCTCAG taTCCCTGATAATGACTATGATCCAGAGCTGCCTGACCAGGAGACCCTGATGTTGATGGCTGCCCTCCTGTCCAGCCAACCTGACAAAGTTGAACCCTGCCTGGGAAACCGGAGGAgacactcagccctagaggtgcTGGAGGTCCCATACCCAGGGCTCCAAGCTCCAGGCTTAGctccagagggaggggagaggccCCTGGTCCAGACCCAGCTGGGAGGCCCTCATAGCTGGGTAAACATAAACTTCTATGCCCAGGTCAGCGATGTAATGCCCACCGGAGGGGTGGTGCTCTCCCCAGGCCAACAGGTCAGAGCCCCGGAGAACGCTCCAACAACAGAGGAGGATAAGAAGAAGAAGGGGaaaatggagggaggagaggaggagagtgagggggaggaggaggagaggagaaataagAAGTTGCGGTCTCAGCTGCTGGTGGTGGATCCTGAGGCTGGAGGCTACACGACAGAGAGCAGTGGCCGGCAAATCAGCACCCCTGACCCCTCCTCACCTAGGGAGGTCTACCACACcttccccccacctcccccctatCTCCTGCATACCACCCCCCTAGGGGACTACCAGTCCCCGTACATCCTTCCCGACTCCCCTGCTCAGTTCCTCCCCCCTGTTTTGGACTACACTGTGGTTCAGGATGTTGACTCCCAGCATAGCCTTCTCCTCAACCCCA TCCCCCAGAGGTCCCCCTCCTGCACCCCACAACCCCCCTTCAAGCCCCTGCCCACCATGCCTATAGGGTACCTCACCCCGGACCTGTTAGGCAACATCTTGCCTTAA